The Streptomyces sp. RKND-216 genomic sequence GGACAGGCGTATCCCCTCGGTGCCACCTACGACGGCGCGGGAACGAACTTCGCGGTGTTCTCCGAGGCGGCGGAGCGGGTGGAGCTGTGCCTGCTACACGACGACGGCTCCGAGACCGCCGTCGAGCTGCGGGAATCGGACGCCTTCGTGCGGCACGCGTACCTGCCCGGGGTGATGCCGGGGCAGCGGTACGGCTTCCGCGCCCACGGCCCGTACGCGCCGGAGCAGGGCCGGCGCTGCAACAGCGCCAAGCTGCTGCTGGACCCGTACGCGAAGGCGATCAGTGGACGGGTCGACTGGAACGAGGCCGTCTACGGGTACCACTTCGGATCACCCGAACGGCGTAACGACCTGGACTCGGCGCCGCACACCATGACCTCCGTCGTGGTGAACCCGTACTTCGACTGGGGCGACGACCGCCTCCCCCGGACGGAGTACCACCACACCGTGCTGTACGAGGCCCACGTGAAGGGCCTCACCATGCTGCACCCGGACCTGCCGAACGACCTGCGCGGCAGCTACGCCGCCCTCGCCCACCCGGCGGTGATCGACCACCTCACCCGGCTGGGGGTGACGGCACTGGAGCTGATGCCGGTCCACCAGTTCGTCACCGACCACCGGCTGGCGGACGCCGGGCTGTCGAACTACTGGGGCTACAACACCATCGGCTTCTTCGCCCCGCACAACGCCTACGCCTCCTGGGGCGACCGCGGCCAGCAGGTGCTGGAGTTCAAGCAGGCGGTGCGGGCGCTGCACGAGGCGGGCATCGAGGTGATCCTCGACGTGGTCTACAACCACACCGCCGAGGGCAACCACCTGGGCCCGACGCTGTCCTTCCGCGGCCTGGACAACGCCTCCTACTACCGGCTGGCCGACGACCCCCGGTACTACATGGACACCACCGGCACCGGGAACTCGCTGCTGATGCGCAGCCCGCACGTGCTCCAGCTGATCATGGACTCGCTGCGGTACTGGGTGACCGAGATGCACGTGGACGGTTTCCGCTTCGACCTTGCCGCGACGCTCGCGCGACAGTTCCACGAGGTGGACCGGCTGTCGTCGTTCTTCGACCTGGTGCAGCAGGACCCGGT encodes the following:
- the glgX gene encoding glycogen debranching protein GlgX, encoding MQVWPGQAYPLGATYDGAGTNFAVFSEAAERVELCLLHDDGSETAVELRESDAFVRHAYLPGVMPGQRYGFRAHGPYAPEQGRRCNSAKLLLDPYAKAISGRVDWNEAVYGYHFGSPERRNDLDSAPHTMTSVVVNPYFDWGDDRLPRTEYHHTVLYEAHVKGLTMLHPDLPNDLRGSYAALAHPAVIDHLTRLGVTALELMPVHQFVTDHRLADAGLSNYWGYNTIGFFAPHNAYASWGDRGQQVLEFKQAVRALHEAGIEVILDVVYNHTAEGNHLGPTLSFRGLDNASYYRLADDPRYYMDTTGTGNSLLMRSPHVLQLIMDSLRYWVTEMHVDGFRFDLAATLARQFHEVDRLSSFFDLVQQDPVVSQVKLIAEPWDVGEGGYQVGNFPPLWTEWNGRYRDTVRDMWRGEPRTLAEFASRLTGSSDLYQDDGRRPLASINFVTCHDGFTLHDLVSYDGKHNDANSENNQDGESHNRSWNCGAEGDTDDRDVLRLRRRQMRNFVATLMLSQGVPMLSHGDEFARTQQGNNNAYCQDGELSWVHWPDGDGAPDALELCAFVRTMVWLRRDHPVFRRRRFFHGRPVEGTHDDLSDISWFTPDGREMAQRDWQEAQARALTVFLNGSAISEPGVRGERILDDSFLLLFNAQDTARDFVVPVHHGRQWEVVVDTAEEGGTPDETRKVQAGDRLTLTDRSLVVLQRPA